In a genomic window of Helianthus annuus cultivar XRQ/B chromosome 10, HanXRQr2.0-SUNRISE, whole genome shotgun sequence:
- the LOC110885409 gene encoding SCY1-like protein 2 has protein sequence MSLNMKTLTQAFAKTAAVIEKTVQDVTGPKPLQDYELLDQIGSAGPGLVWKLYSGKARGGSTVISHQYPTVCVWVLDKRALSEARARTGLSKAAEDSFFEIIRADASRLVRLRHPGVVHVIQALDENKNAMAMVTEPLFASVANAIGMLDNIAKVPHELQGMEMGLLEVKHGLLQVAESLDFLHNNAHLVHRGLSPEAVLINSSGAWKLGGFSFAISADQSTTDPSTVQPFHYSEYDVEDSILPLQPSLNYTAPELVRAKAPSFGCSSDIFSFACLAYHLIAKKSLFDCHNNVKMYMNKLTYLSSEAFSSIPPELVADLKRMLSPNEASRPSALDFTGSPFFRDDTRLRALRFLDHMLERDNMQKSEFLKALLDMWKDFDARILRYKVLPPLCAELRNMVMQPMILPMVLKIADSQDKYDFEASTLPALVPVLSTAAGETLLLLVKHAELIVNKASQEHLVSHVLPMLVRAYDDTDARMQEEVLKKTVTLATKLEPQLVKQSILPRVHGLALKTTVAAVRVNALLCLGDMVTVLDKPAILDILQTIQRCTAVDRSAPTLMCTLGVANSILKKHGVDFVAEHVLPLLIPLLLAQQLNVQQFAKYMSFVKSVLRKIEEKKGVTMNDTGVDMKAFPLPNASVAPPTSVKNVPTASSTAKTNSTWDEDWGPPKASSTQPKSSTNIPQIVQENSKDLQFPMMSTPSVQQTPTSCLAADFEWPPQLSSNQAGGDTMKGGSSNASFDDLDPFANWPMAAPQASTNGLSNPSINRNATRVESQPNSNDDWVNMGFPSLSSLNGGTASHNPIGSMRNDYGSSTGPKTADLSSIFASTKSSKAAPRLAPPPQNAVGRGRGGRTQGQSRQSRSTQAKPSSEQPPLLDLL, from the exons ATGTCTCTCAACATGAAAACTCTGACCCAAGCCTTCGCGAAAACCGCTGCTGTAATCGAAAAAACCGTTCAGGACGTCACCGGACCCAAACCGCTTCAGGATTACGAACTCCTCGACCAGATCGGCTCCGCCGGACCCGGCCTCGTCTGGAAGCTCTACTCCGGCAAGGCTCGCGGCGGTTCCACGGTCATTTCGCACCAGTATCCGACCGTATGCGTGTGGGTGCTTGATAAGCGCGCCTTATCGGAGGCTAGGGCACGCACCGGCCTTTCGAAGGCGGCGGAGGACTCGTTTTTTGAGATTATTAGGGCTGATGCAAGTAGGTTGGTTAGGTTGAGGCATCCTGGTGTGGTTCATGTGATTCAAGCCCTAGATGAGAATAAGAATGCAATGGCTATGGTTACTGAGCCTTTGTTTGCGTCTGTGGCCAATGCGattgggatgttggataatattgcTAAGGTTCCACATGAGCTTCAAGGAATG GAAATGGGATTGTTGGAGGTTAAACATGGTTTGCTTCAGGTAGCAGAATCTTTGGACTTTCTTCACAATAATGCCCACCTTGTCCATCGTGGCCTGTCCCCTGAG GCTGTCTTAATCAACTCGAGTGGAGCTTGGAAGCTCGGTGGATTCAGTTTTGCAATATCTGCGGATCAATCAACTACAGATCCATCTACTGTTCAGCCCTTTCATTATTCT GAATATGACGTTGAAGATTCGATTCTGCCACTTCAGCCATCACTAAACTACACCGCTCCAGAGCTAGTCAGGGCCAAGGCCCCTTCCTTCGGATGCTCTTCCGATATATTTAGCTTCGCATGCCTCGCTTATCATTTAATTGCTAAAAAGTCCTTGTTTGACTGCCACAACAATGTTAAAATG TACATGAATAAATTGACGTATTTGTCCAGTGAGGCTTTTTCATCCATTCCCCCTGAACTAGTTGCTGATTTGAAAAGAATGCTTTCACCAAACGAGGCTTCACGGCCATCAGCTTTAGATTTTACGG gttctcCCTTTTTTCGCGATGACACTAGGTTGCGTGCGCTTCGTTTCCTGGACCACATGCTT GAAAGAGATAACATGCAGAAGTCAGAGTTTTTAAAAGCCCTGTTGGACATGTGGAAAGATTTTGATGCTCGCATTTTACGATACAAG GTTCTTCCGCCTCTCTGTGCAGAGCTTCGGAATATGGTCATGCAGCCGATGATTCTCCCCATGGTTTTAAAGATAGCCGACTCTCAG GATAAATATGATTTTGAGGCTTCAACTCTACCTGCTCTTGTTCCTGTCTTAAGCACTGCTGCAGGTGAGACCCTACTGCTTCTTGTGAAGCATGCAGAGTTAATTGTCAACAAG GCTAGTCAGGAGCACTTGGTTTCTCATGTTTTACCCATGCTTGTGCGAGCCTATGATGACACTGATGCTCGCATGCAAGAGGAAGTGCTGAAAAAAACTGTAACGCTTGCTACAAAACTTGAACCTCAG CTAGTAAAACAGTCAATTTTGCCTCGTGTTCATGGCTTGGCCCTCAAGACAACAGTTGCTGCG GTGAGAGTAAATGCCTTATTATGTTTAGGTGATATGGTTACGGTGCTCGATAAGCCAGCTATTTTGGACATCCTACAAACAATTCAGCGTTGTACTGCTGTTGACCGTTCTGCCCCAACTCTTATGTGCACCCTTGGGGTTGCAAATTCCATTTTGAAAAAG CATGGAGTTGACTTTGTAGCTGAGCATGTTCTTCCATTACTTATCCCCCTTCTCCTTGCACAACAATTAAACGTTCAACAGTTCGCCAAGTACATGTCGTTCGTTAAATCCGTTCTCAG GAAAATTGAAGAAAAGAAGGGAGTAACAATGAATGATACAGGTGTCGACATGAAAGCATTTCCTTTACCCAATGCAAGTGTAGCGCCACCGACTTCCGTTAAAAATGTTCCAACTGCTTCATCCACCGCAAAAACCAACTCCACATGGGATGAAGACTGGGGCCCACCAAAAGCATCTTCCACACAACCGAAATCATCAACAAACATACCGCAAATTGTCCAAGAAAATTCAAAAGATTTGCAGTTCCCGATGATGTCTACTCCATCCGTGCAACAAACGCCAACATCATGTCTCGCAGCCGATTTCGAGTGGCCCCCGCAGTTATCCTCCAATCAAGCAGGTGGTGATACTATGAAAGGAGGGTCTTCAAATGCCAGCTTTGATGATTTAGACCCGTTTGCAAACTGGCCTATGGCAGCACCACAAGCTTCCACCAACGGTTTATCAAACCCGTCTATTAACAGAAACGCCACACGTGTAGAAAGTCAACCAAATAGTAATGACGACTGGGTCAACATGGGGTTTCCCAGTTTGAGTAGTCTTAATGGGGGAACTGCTAGCCATAACCCCATTGGATCCATGAGAAATGACTATGGCTCATCAACTGGTCCCAAGACCGCGGATCTTAGTTCCATATTTGCGTCTACCAAGAGCTCGAAGGCGGCACCGAGACTCGCTCCACCGCCTCAGAATGCTGTCGGTAGAGGGAGAGGAGGTAGAACGCAAGGGCAAAGTCGTCAATCGCGTTCTACCCAAGCAAAACCATCATCTGAGCAGCCTCCGTTATTGGATTTGCTCTAG